One genomic segment of Sesamum indicum cultivar Zhongzhi No. 13 unplaced genomic scaffold, S_indicum_v1.0 scaffold00118, whole genome shotgun sequence includes these proteins:
- the LOC105178968 gene encoding uncharacterized protein LOC105178968 has protein sequence MADNESVIITVVYGASEVIDRRNLWTALETLAQQCSDIPWLVGGDFNAVCDLNEVCGISGDIRMATEEFNAGILEAGLIPLPMQGEWFTWHNCSTSMRSLWKRLDRILINDRWLARFPSAYYHSLTPRTSDHSPLNIWHHEIVGIPMYAVTRKLKALKPVFRLQRRNKGDLTMNVQLAKGFLDEAQQLRRVMRRILQINDENGFTHTDLGEVAHEFVSYYQNLLGGTRRRMSVDIRYLRPWARHCITDEEANQLLLPISADDVKQAMFDIADDKAPGPDGYSSRFFKAAWPVVGEEVTRAVLDFFSTGKLLKQIKSTILALIPKPKARQLRKPVQSLFEDSDGV, from the exons ATGGCTGACAATGAATCTGTGATTatcactgttgtttatgggGCATCTGAGGTGATTGATCGTCGGAATTTATGGACTGCATTGGAGACGCTAGCTCAGCAATGCTCTGACATCCCGTGGTTGGTGggaggggattttaatgcagtaTGTGACCTTAACGAAGTATGTGGCATCtcaggagatataaggatggccaccGAAGAATTTAATGCCGGTATTCTGGAGGCGGGGCTGATCCCACTTcctatgcaaggtgaatggttcacgtggcataattgcagtacgTCTATgaggagtttatggaagcggcTGGATCGGATTCTTATTAATGACCGCTGGCTGGCAAGGTTCCCGAGCGCATATTATCACAGCCTTACTCCACGGACATCTGACCACTCTCCACTG aatatttggcatcatgagatTGTGGGTAttcctatgtatgctgtgacacgtAAACTGAAGGCACTTAAACCAGTCTTTAGActacaaaggagaaataagggaGATTTGACGATGAATGTCCAACTAgccaaaggttttcttgatgaggcacaacagttG AGACGAGTAATGAGAAGAATCTtacagatcaatgatgagaatggtttCACACACACGGATCTAGGGGAAGTCgcccatgagtttgtctcatactatcagaacctATTAGGAGGCACCAGAAGACGGATGTCCGTGGATATTCGTTATCTTAGACCGTGGGCAAGGCACTGTAtcactgatgaggaagctaatCAATTACTCCTTCCAATCTCggcggatgatgtgaagcaagcaatGTTCGATATTGCTGATGACAAGgcaccgggacctgatggcTACTCGTCAAGGTTTTTCAAGGCGGCTTGGCCTGTGGTTGGGGAAGAAGTTACGAGGGCGGTACTAGACTTCTTTTCTACCGGaaaacttctgaagcagatcaAGTCCACGATCTTGGCCctgatcccaaag CCGAAGGCCCGACAACTCCgcaaaccagtccaatccctctttgaagactctgatggagtcTAA